The following coding sequences are from one Bacteroidota bacterium window:
- a CDS encoding peptidylprolyl isomerase yields MNNTNEPANATTTQPAAAGNNWRETPGLYAEIVTSKGPIVISLYYQKAPVTVANFVGLAEGKIENGKKPLGTPFYDGLTFHRCIHTPQPFMIQGGDPAGNGSGGPNYKFDDEFDLSLKFTKPGLLAMANAGPGTNGSQFFITETNPSWLDYKHTIFGETVEGYNLVPTIENGEVMSKVNIVRVGKDAEAFDAVAIWAKRDELLKKKAAEFAAAKADMDKAKTVSAADLVKKSYPTAVKTASGLYYVIENPGTGAKAVAGKSVSVHYTGTLADGTKFDSSRDRNQPITFVLGQGQVIKGWDEGIALMNVGAKYKLIIPAELGYGANGAGGVIPPNATLIFDTELMEVK; encoded by the coding sequence ATGAACAACACCAATGAACCGGCAAACGCCACCACGACTCAACCCGCTGCGGCAGGAAATAATTGGAGAGAAACGCCAGGGCTTTATGCCGAAATCGTTACTTCTAAAGGCCCCATTGTTATTTCACTCTACTATCAAAAAGCACCCGTCACGGTTGCCAACTTTGTTGGGCTCGCTGAAGGGAAAATCGAAAACGGCAAAAAGCCGCTCGGCACCCCTTTCTATGATGGACTCACCTTCCACCGCTGCATTCACACCCCGCAGCCTTTCATGATTCAGGGAGGCGACCCGGCTGGTAACGGCTCTGGCGGCCCTAATTACAAATTCGACGACGAGTTTGATCTATCGCTCAAGTTTACCAAACCAGGTCTTCTTGCTATGGCCAATGCCGGTCCCGGCACCAACGGTTCGCAATTTTTCATCACCGAAACAAATCCTTCTTGGCTGGACTACAAACACACCATCTTTGGCGAAACCGTTGAAGGCTACAACCTCGTTCCTACCATCGAAAATGGAGAAGTGATGAGCAAAGTGAACATCGTTCGTGTAGGCAAAGATGCCGAAGCTTTTGATGCGGTTGCTATCTGGGCTAAGAGAGATGAACTGTTGAAAAAGAAAGCTGCTGAATTTGCTGCTGCTAAAGCCGACATGGACAAAGCAAAGACCGTTTCAGCCGCTGATCTGGTAAAGAAATCATATCCTACTGCCGTAAAAACCGCTAGTGGTTTATATTATGTTATAGAAAACCCGGGAACCGGCGCGAAGGCTGTAGCCGGAAAGAGCGTTTCTGTTCACTACACCGGTACACTGGCCGACGGCACCAAATTCGATTCCTCTCGCGATCGCAACCAACCCATCACCTTCGTCCTTGGACAAGGGCAGGTTATCAAAGGCTGGGACGAAGGCATTGCCCTGATGAACGTAGGTGCTAAATACAAATTGATTATCCCTGCCGAACTCGGCTATGGCGCGAACGGTGCAGGTGGAGTGATTCCTCCAAACGCTACCCTTATCTTCGATACCGAATTGATGGAAGTCAAGTAA
- a CDS encoding bifunctional oligoribonuclease/PAP phosphatase NrnA: MKFPQNHIEQLSKLLAEPKNIVIVTHRNPDGDALGSSLGWKFFLEKKGHQITFVTPNPYPATLKWIPGTKYALNYEGEAARKTANDKIKNGDIIFCLDFNAISRLETLGEAISSSTAFKIIIDHHRQPEDFANLTFSDITYCSTSEMIYDIILDFDETDKINREIAECLYTGLVMDNGFFQFSSTTPNALRVGAELVAKGVKPEYISERVNNNFRENRLRYFGYCLHEKLKLVNGSQIAYMMLTQAEIKRFNLQSGESEGLVNYPFKIDGVKVSAYFSEEADRVKISFRSRGQTDVNTFARTYFEGGGHRNAAGGKSLLSLEATEKKFLEALSSLKL, translated from the coding sequence ATGAAATTTCCGCAGAACCATATCGAACAACTATCCAAGTTGCTCGCCGAACCAAAGAATATTGTCATCGTCACCCACAGAAATCCCGACGGCGACGCGCTGGGTTCTTCTTTGGGTTGGAAATTTTTTCTGGAGAAGAAAGGACATCAAATCACCTTTGTAACGCCCAACCCTTACCCTGCTACTCTTAAATGGATTCCCGGCACAAAATACGCTCTGAACTATGAAGGAGAAGCCGCACGCAAAACAGCCAACGACAAAATCAAAAATGGCGACATCATTTTCTGTCTCGACTTCAACGCCATCTCGCGCTTAGAAACTCTCGGCGAAGCCATTAGCAGTTCTACGGCGTTCAAAATCATCATTGACCACCACCGTCAACCAGAAGACTTCGCCAACCTCACCTTTAGCGATATTACCTATTGTTCTACTTCAGAAATGATTTACGATATCATTCTTGATTTTGACGAAACCGATAAGATAAACCGCGAAATCGCCGAGTGCCTCTACACCGGCTTGGTGATGGACAACGGCTTCTTTCAGTTCAGCAGCACAACACCCAATGCCCTGCGCGTTGGTGCCGAACTGGTGGCCAAAGGCGTAAAGCCCGAATACATCAGCGAACGAGTGAACAACAACTTTCGCGAAAACCGCCTGCGCTATTTCGGCTACTGCCTCCATGAAAAGTTAAAATTGGTCAATGGTAGCCAAATCGCTTATATGATGCTGACCCAAGCGGAAATAAAAAGATTTAATTTGCAATCGGGCGAAAGCGAAGGTCTGGTGAATTATCCTTTTAAAATTGACGGAGTTAAAGTGTCTGCTTATTTCAGCGAAGAGGCGGATCGCGTTAAAATTTCATTCCGCTCTCGCGGCCAAACAGATGTCAACACCTTTGCCCGAACCTACTTTGAAGGCGGCGGACACCGCAACGCCGCCGGTGGCAAAAGCCTTCTTTCGCTCGAAGCCACCGAAAAGAAATTTCTCGAAGCCCTTAGCTCGCTTAAACTCTAA
- a CDS encoding tetratricopeptide repeat protein, with the protein MAAISESGESAWDWSMAGRALAMNGENEEAMFYFRVANKIDPKDSMIHYYLGQAYQDLGDQYRALHHYTEALKDRPDFPEVYNNMAALSFNEDGDIKSAIQHLEEALQHDPDDRMKIAVYKSLAQLHHKLANYDQHEYYKGKLLEAIGFPVDWEEGDDEEEKGEV; encoded by the coding sequence ATGGCGGCCATCAGCGAAAGCGGGGAAAGTGCCTGGGATTGGAGTATGGCAGGCAGAGCCTTGGCAATGAATGGGGAAAATGAGGAGGCTATGTTTTATTTTCGGGTTGCGAACAAAATAGACCCGAAGGATAGCATGATTCATTATTATCTAGGGCAAGCCTATCAGGATTTGGGCGACCAATACCGGGCGCTGCATCATTACACCGAAGCGCTGAAAGATAGACCTGATTTTCCGGAGGTGTATAACAATATGGCGGCCCTCAGTTTTAATGAAGATGGAGATATCAAATCGGCAATTCAGCATTTGGAAGAAGCTTTGCAGCATGATCCGGATGACCGGATGAAAATTGCTGTTTACAAAAGTCTGGCGCAACTTCATCACAAGCTGGCTAATTATGACCAGCACGAATATTATAAGGGTAAGTTGCTGGAGGCTATTGGATTTCCGGTTGATTGGGAAGAAGGGGATGATGAAGAGGAAAAGGGGGAGGTTTGA